The Mycolicibacterium cosmeticum sequence GGCAGACCGCCCAGATCTTGCCGCGGCCAAAGGATTTTGCGGCGTTGCAGAATTTGGTCCCCAAACAGGACATCGCCGAGTCCGTGGCCTGCGGCGCCGACCCGGACAAGCATGTGGCGCAGGTGCGCCAGTACCTCGACGCCGGTATCGATGAGGTGTACGTGCAGCAGATCGGTCCCGACATGGAGGGCTTCTTCGCCGCCTGGCAGCGTGAGGTGCTGCCGCAACTGCGCTGACGGTGCTACGTCTTGATCGCCGTGACCAGCGTATTCGAGTTCACCATCATCGATGATTGCGAGCCTGGTGCCGGCAGCGGGCGACCGAGACCGCTGATCTGATCGGCCAGTGGCGTCGCTTCGGCGGTCCACCCGTGGCCGGCGAACCAATCGGCGGCCTTTGCGATCTGCTCGTTGTAGATCAGCTGGAAGAACGCGCCGTCACCGTCGGTATCCGCCGCTTCGGCCTGCTTGGCCGCCTCGTAGGCGGCCGCCGGCATCGGGTCACCCTCTTCGATGCCGGCATAACTGCCCGGGGCGGCCAGGGCATCGACACCGCGGAAGAGTTCGCCCTGCGCGGTGCCCGGCAAGTAGATGAGCAACCCTTCGGCGATGAACGCCGCGGGTGCGCCTGGGTCGAAACCGGCATCCCGCAACGCTGCCGGCCAATCATCGCGTAGATCGATGGGCACCTCGACACGGTGTGCGCCCGGCCGGGCGCCGTGCGCGTCCAGCACCTCACCCTTGAACTCCAGCACCTGCGGTTGGTCCAGTTCGAAGACGACGGTGCCGTCGGCCCAGGACAGCCGGTAGGCACGAGAATCCAGACCGGCCGCCAGCATGACCACCTGCCGCACGCCGGCAGCGGTGGCCCGCGTGAAGTAGTCGTCGAAATACCTTGTGCGCGCGGCTTGGAACGCGACGAAGTGGGTGCCGAAGTCGGCGGTTGTGAGCTTGCTGTCGGTGTCCTTACCGTCGACCAGGTCGGCCCACCGCCCGCCGACGGCCCGACAGAACAGGGCCGCGTACGGATCGACGGCCAGCGGATCGGGTTTGCGAGCCTCCAACGCTCGGGCGGCCGCGACGAACAAAGCCGTCGAACCGACGCTGGAGGTGATGTCCCAGGTGTCGTTGTCGCTGCGCATGGCGAGAGGCTACCCGCGCGCGCTGACACCGTGCTGTCGCGTTGTCGGTCAGGTCTTTTCGACTCGACGTCACCCAGGAACCGCTCGCGTGCCGGGGGCGGCGGTGCTGCCCGGGCGAAGACCTTGCCCGAGCACCCGGAAAATCGGGGGCCGGCGGCTGACTTTTCAGGACCAAGGTGTTTGCCAACGGAACTACTTACATGTGCCGGTGGCCACCGATCCGCATCCGCAACTGCATCCGCGCCGTCCACTTAGCTGCGCTATGGACTGATCACCACCCGTTTGTTAGATTGCTCACGCGCCGGTGGGGGCGTCGCGTTGTCGATTCGCCGGATCGGGACTGTGAGCGGGGGGCGTTTGCTGTCTAAGTTGAAGAGCCTGCGCGCGGTCATGCGCTTGTTCGGCGTGTGGTGGTCCGCCGAGGTCGAACCGGAATCGCATGTCAGGTACTTCGCGCACCGGGGCCTGCTCGACGGCATCCAACTGCTCATCGGGGCGTGCACCTTGGTGTTCGCCCTCATCCCGTTGATCATCCAGTTCTCGCCGAGCGGGCCCGCCACTCACGCGGCATGGCTGGTGTCCTTCGCGCTGGCGTTGTCGGCG is a genomic window containing:
- a CDS encoding class I SAM-dependent methyltransferase — protein: MRSDNDTWDITSSVGSTALFVAAARALEARKPDPLAVDPYAALFCRAVGGRWADLVDGKDTDSKLTTADFGTHFVAFQAARTRYFDDYFTRATAAGVRQVVMLAAGLDSRAYRLSWADGTVVFELDQPQVLEFKGEVLDAHGARPGAHRVEVPIDLRDDWPAALRDAGFDPGAPAAFIAEGLLIYLPGTAQGELFRGVDALAAPGSYAGIEEGDPMPAAAYEAAKQAEAADTDGDGAFFQLIYNEQIAKAADWFAGHGWTAEATPLADQISGLGRPLPAPGSQSSMMVNSNTLVTAIKT